A genomic region of Chelonia mydas isolate rCheMyd1 chromosome 9, rCheMyd1.pri.v2, whole genome shotgun sequence contains the following coding sequences:
- the LOC102945393 gene encoding aquaporin-12, translating to MAGLNVSIAFFLSVVAICEVVRQVSKRLLPLGVYRDLVRELVSSLQLCACCLELRMLMDIGPWGGGFGPDVILTLRFILYLIHGVSFDGASANPTVTLQEFLVMDSSFVVTAVKLLVQYVGMEAAGILTTHYWSWELTDFHLIQNLMALDCNSSIHTSLYHGIFVEGVCSFFFHLVALKFQHNDPRYRAPILAVTVTTLAYTAGPFTGAFFNPTLASMVTFHCSGNILQEYIQVYWLGPLTGMLTSLLLYQGTIPRLFQKNLLYSPKSKYRTPKGKAVPALKQTEDNGEGQPQL from the exons ATGGCGGGTTTGAATGTTTCCATTGCCTTCTTTCTCTCAGTTGTGGCTATTTGTGAGGTGGTCAGGCAGGTTTCCAAGAGACTTCTGCCTCTTGGAGTGTACCGTGATCTTGTCAGAGAACTGGTCAGCTCATTACAGTTGTGTGCTTGCTGCCTTGAGCTGAGGATGCTGATGGATATTGGTCCCTGGGGTGGTGGCTTTGGCCCAGATGTGATTCTGACCCTCCGCTTCATTCTCTACTTGATTCATGGTGTGTCTTTTGATGGAGCTTCTGCTAACCCCACTGTCACTCTCCAAGAATTCCTGGTCATGGATTCCTCCTTTGTGGTTACTGCTGTCAAACTTCTGGTCCAGTATGTGGGAATGGAGGCAGCTGGGATTCTCACCACACACTACTGGTCCTGGGAGCTGACTGACTTCCACCTCATCCAGAATCTAATGGCCCTGGATTGCAATTCCTCTATCCATACCTCTTTGTACCATGGCATCTTTGTGGAAGGTGTCTgctctttctttttccatttggtGGCTCTCAAGTTCCAGCACAATGACCCTCGGTACAGAGCGCCCATCCTGGCAGTGACTGTGACCACCCTGGCTTACACAG cTGGGCCTTTCACAGGGGCCTTTTTCaaccccaccctggcctccatgGTTACTTTTCACTGCTCTGGGAACATCCTGCAAGAATACATCCAGGTTTACTGGCTGGGACCCCTCACAG GGATGCTCACATCCCTTCTCTTGTACCAGGGGACGATCCCAAGGCTCTTCCAGAAGAACCTTCTTTACAGCCCGAAGAGCAAATACCGGACGCCcaaggggaaggctgtgcctgcGCTCAAACAGACAGAAGACAATGGGGAAGGGCAGCCGCAGCTGTGA